The uncultured Campylobacter sp. DNA window CGATGTTGCTCACGCCTCTCATAGCCCCTTCTATAGCACTCATATCTACGCTATCGCTACCGCCGCCGTTTTTTTGTACGGTTAAATTTAGCGTATCTTTGCCCGCTTTGCCGTCTAGGGTATCAAGAGACGATAGAGTAGACGTCCTAGTGCCGTTGCCTACGTAGTAAACGCCGTTAAACGTATCGTCGCCGTCGGTACCTACGATATTATCCGTTTCTGCGGTTAAATTTTTATTGGTGCTAGGAGTTTGTCCGCTAGCTAGTTGGTCGACTTTTGCTTTTTGCTCTTCTAAATTTGTATCAGTCGTGCCTCTGATTATAGCTTGAAACGGCTCGTAGTCGTATGTGCCGTCGTCTCTTTGAGCGATGTCTGCTATCTTTTCGGCCATATATGCGGAAACTGCGGTTTTGTTTCTAAAGATCGCCGCAGCAACCGGAGCCGCCGCTATGGCTTCAGGAGTTTGCGCTACTTCAAAAAGCTTAACTAGGGTTTCGCCTCTTGAGTGTCCGGCTTCTAGGTGGCGTACCCATGACTCGATGCCTGCAGGATCGTCGGCATAGTCTTTACCGAGGAAATTTTTATAGATGTTTGACACAAAGCCTCTGTCGGTGTCTATCCTGCCGTTAAAGTACGACTGAACCGCCGGAGAGCGGAGCATATCGTCTGCTAGTTGAGCCTGCGTTTTGGTCGCGCCTGCCGCAAACCACGCGTTTAGACCCGCGCCTTCGGGCGCTCTGTTAAATAATGCCACGTATAGTTGGGCGACTTGCGCTTTTGTTACTGCCATAAAGGCCTCCTTTAAGGTAAGTTGAATTTGGTTAATACCGGGGCGATTATAACATTAAATTTTTGATTATCGGATAACGAGCGCAAAAAGCCCGAATTTAGCGCAGCGGGCAGAGCGTATAGCCCGCCCGCCGTAAGAAAAGAAAGAATCAAATAAGCGTAATATATAAAATTATAGTATTACGTTTCCGTCTGCGTCCGTTTTAGCCGCGCTTAGGTCTTGGACTCCAGATAGCTTAGTCACGTAGTCGTCCGCCGTTACGCCGTCGTTAGCGTCTGAAGAGACAAGATACGTATTTGACTGATACGTGAAATACGCGGTCTTTGACTCGTGGTCTTTAGCCGCCGCTAGCGCTCTTGCTAGGTTGTTGGCGAAATCTAGCGAGCCGTCGGCCTCGTATTTGTGGATGGAGTTTTTATTGGCTACGGTATTTCCTAGATGTAGCTTGTCGCCTCTAGAAAAATCGGTAACCGAGCTTAGACGATCCGCGCCGAACGTTCCCGCACCGGTACCTAGCTTGTTTACGTTAAACGTATCGTTGCCCGCACCTCCCGTTACGCTGGTGCCGCTTAGCGCGTCAAATGTGATCTTATCGTCGGCTAGGCCGCCTTTTATCGTGCCTGCGGCGTCCATCTTGCCCGTGGAGTCAAAGGTAAATTTGCCCTTTAGCGCGCTTGCGTCTACGGTTTTTAGTTTTAGATGGTCGTTTATCTTTAGCTCGGTGTTGCCGTCGCCTTTGACGTTTATCGTCGTTAGTTTAGCCTTATCCGCCGCACTAGCTTTTAAATTTATAACGTTTATCGCGGTTGCGGTTTTGGCGGTATCTTGATTTGAGGTTATATTTACGGTTTCTATGTAGTCTAGGACGAAATTTCCCGTATTGTTTAGTCCGGTAGTCGTCGCTTTTGGATTAAATGCTAAATTTAATACGTCGCTTTCGCCGCTTTGCGCGTCTTTGATTAGAACCGCTACGTCTGCGGTAACGGCTACGGTATCTACCGCTACGGTAGAGCCGTTAGCTAGATTTTTGATCTCGGCTCCCGCGCTAGCGCCGCCTCCTAGGACGACGGAGTTTAGGTTTGCCCATTTAGTCATATCGACCGCTCCGTCTAGCGCGTTAGTTATCTTTAAATTTTCAAAATTCGTAAGCGTTAGTTTATTTACGGTCGCTTTTGCTACGGCTGAGGTTACGGCTATCGTATCGTTGCCCGCGCCGCCGTTTATGCTCTGGACGTTTGCTACGCTATCTACCCCGACCGTATCGTCTCCGGCGCCTAAAGTAGCCGTAGAGTTTGCTACGTTTTTTAGCTTGAGGCTAGAAAATCCGCCTTCAAAAGCGCTTGAATCAAAATTCGTAAGAGCCGTTTGCGCGGAGAGATCCATGGTTAAATTTCTCATGCCGCCGTCTACTTTGACCTTGGTTAGCGACGTGATGTTGCCTACGTCTAGGCTGCCTTCTTTGCCAGCTTTGGCGTGTAAATTTAGCGTTTTTACCTTGTCGGCCGCGCTTGAAGAGAGTTTGGCCGTAGCGTGAGCGGAGTCTTGGGCGTAAGACATCGTTAGATCCACGTCTTGTTCGTCGGTTTTTATGGAGTTTGAGCCGAAATTTACGTCCGTTACGTCGATCTTTTTAGCTTTTGCCGCGACGATATCTGAGGCTAGGGCTAAATTTGCCAGCGTTAGTTCGGCTGCGTTCGTATTAGCGTAGGTTAGGGCGTTTGAGTCGCGCTTTAGGTCGATATTTACCTTTTTGATCGCTTCGCCCGTGGTTACGGTCGTAGCCCCGCCTGCTTGGAGTTTTAGGGTTTGGGCTTTAGCGACGTTTACGTTTGCGGTGCCGTTTGCCGACACGTCTACTTTAGTAGCTTCGGCGGCGTTTAGCACGACGTTTCCTTGCGACATTATCTGCGTTTCCTTCGCTTGTGCCGCGGTTAGCTCTACGTCGCCAGTGGTGTCAATCTTAACTTTGTTTGAGGTGTTAGTCTCGGTGATTTTAACTTTGTCGATAGTAGAGATGCTTAAATTTTCAAAGCCGTAGTTAAATTTGACGCCGCTTGCGTTAAATTTAACCTCCGAATCGATATTTAAATTTTCGATTTGCTTGACGCCTTTTAGGGCGTTGGTTAGCTCCGTGTCGGTTAGTTCGGTGGAGTTCGTGTTTCTAAGCACAGTTAAATTTAGCGTGTCTTTTCCGGCTCCGGCCTCTACTTTATCTAGCGGAGAGAGCGTTGACTTTCTATCGCCACTGCCCTGATAATACTTCGCCGTGAAAGTGTCGTCGCCTGCGGTGCCGGTTATATCATCGACTTCTTCGGTTAGGGTTTTGCTTACGCCCGCGTTTGCTAGCGCGTCTACTCTAGCCTTTTGCTCTTCTAAATTCGTAGCGTTAGTCGTGCGGATGATCTCTTGAAACGGAGCGTAGTTATAGCCGCCGTTACCGTCGCTATCGATGTTTCCGATCTTTTGCGCCATGTATGCGGCGATCGCGGATTTGTTTTCAAATATCCTAGCCGCCGTAGGGTCTGCGGCTCTTGCTTCTGCTGATGCGGCCACCTCAAAGAGTTTAGCCAGCGTCTCGCCTCTTGAGTGTCCGGCCTCTAGATGGCGCACCCACGCGTCTATACCGCTTGGATCCTGGGAGTAGTCTTTGCCCAGGATATTTTTGTAGATATTTTCTACGTAGCCTCTGTTAGTATCGATGCTGCCGTTAAAATACGACTGAACGGCCGGAGAGCGCAGCATATCGTCTGCTAACTGAGCCTGCGTTTTGTTCGCGCCTGCGGCGACCCATGCTCTAAGACCTGCGCCTTCGGGTGCTCTGTTAAATAATGCCACGTAAAGTTGGGCTACTTGTGCTTGCGTAATTGCCATGTCGGCTCCTTAAAAGTGAATTTTAGCTTAAGCGCTAACGTCTAACGAATAAATGTATCGACTATTACGCAAAGTCAATGCAACTATTATAATAGCGATAGACTATTCATCGTAGAAATATAAGCAATATCTATTCCAACAATGCCAAAATCTTAAAATAAAAAATTAAATACTCTGGCACTTTTTAATATTTTTTTAAGTATAAAAGGACTACAATCACATTCTTGATGTTTGAGTTACTGGTTAAGGTAAATTTTGGGTAGAGCAATTAGAGAGATAAAATCGGAAATGGTTTTGATAAAACAAAAGGGAAGCTTTTTTAGCGACGAAAGCGAAAAAGAGCTTTACATTGAGATTTTGAACTCTTTGGCTCAAAAGCACGATATGGAGATACTGGGCTACGTTTTGGAGTCCGGTTCCGTATCGCTGTTTTTAAAATCCCTAAACATACCTAAAATAATGCAGGAACTAAACAGCGCCTTTATACGAAATAGAAACAAAAAAAGAGGCTTCGTTCAAGAAAGCGATATAAAAAGGTACGAGATAAGGAACGTTTTTATAAACGAATTTGAAGATGTCTTGGCATTCTTACAAAAAAGCGGCGGATATACCTTTAAAAATATCGATAAAAATTTAAGTTTAGCAAAAAGAATAGAAATTCAAAATTTTAAAAAAAGGACAGAGATGAAAGTGGTTGCTTTAAATTCAGAAGTACATAAAGGGTTGTCTTATCACCAAGACGAGTTACCGAATTTTCCGTTTGCGGAGATAGTCGCCAGCGAGGCGTTTTTTTGCGATAGGGACTTAGCGATAGTTTTTACCAACGACGTAGTGCCTAAGCTTTTGGTACTGC harbors:
- a CDS encoding SapC family protein → MGRAIREIKSEMVLIKQKGSFFSDESEKELYIEILNSLAQKHDMEILGYVLESGSVSLFLKSLNIPKIMQELNSAFIRNRNKKRGFVQESDIKRYEIRNVFINEFEDVLAFLQKSGGYTFKNIDKNLSLAKRIEIQNFKKRTEMKVVALNSEVHKGLSYHQDELPNFPFAEIVASEAFFCDRDLAIVFTNDVVPKLLVLLGRNENLIIDKDYKGYVPAIMQNYPFTVAKVEDQTILCVDEDAPQLKGKGEKLFKKNEEPSDFLKNTITAIQNYNAELAATQKALEEIKKAGILINKELTVSDNDKKITLIKGFSVVSRKKLNELDDATLADFARKGYISLIDAHIRSLSNLQNLAAKILENESKTANENK
- a CDS encoding surface array protein → MAITQAQVAQLYVALFNRAPEGAGLRAWVAAGANKTQAQLADDMLRSPAVQSYFNGSIDTNRGYVENIYKNILGKDYSQDPSGIDAWVRHLEAGHSRGETLAKLFEVAASAEARAADPTAARIFENKSAIAAYMAQKIGNIDSDGNGGYNYAPFQEIIRTTNATNLEEQKARVDALANAGVSKTLTEEVDDITGTAGDDTFTAKYYQGSGDRKSTLSPLDKVEAGAGKDTLNLTVLRNTNSTELTDTELTNALKGVKQIENLNIDSEVKFNASGVKFNYGFENLSISTIDKVKITETNTSNKVKIDTTGDVELTAAQAKETQIMSQGNVVLNAAEATKVDVSANGTANVNVAKAQTLKLQAGGATTVTTGEAIKKVNIDLKRDSNALTYANTNAAELTLANLALASDIVAAKAKKIDVTDVNFGSNSIKTDEQDVDLTMSYAQDSAHATAKLSSSAADKVKTLNLHAKAGKEGSLDVGNITSLTKVKVDGGMRNLTMDLSAQTALTNFDSSAFEGGFSSLKLKNVANSTATLGAGDDTVGVDSVANVQSINGGAGNDTIAVTSAVAKATVNKLTLTNFENLKITNALDGAVDMTKWANLNSVVLGGGASAGAEIKNLANGSTVAVDTVAVTADVAVLIKDAQSGESDVLNLAFNPKATTTGLNNTGNFVLDYIETVNITSNQDTAKTATAINVINLKASAADKAKLTTINVKGDGNTELKINDHLKLKTVDASALKGKFTFDSTGKMDAAGTIKGGLADDKITFDALSGTSVTGGAGNDTFNVNKLGTGAGTFGADRLSSVTDFSRGDKLHLGNTVANKNSIHKYEADGSLDFANNLARALAAAKDHESKTAYFTYQSNTYLVSSDANDGVTADDYVTKLSGVQDLSAAKTDADGNVIL